AAACTCATTGACTATCAAAGTGAGCTTGGGACACAGAGCAGCTTAGTAGAGCTGCTCCAAGAACAGTATACGAAATATCTTGACCTTTTCGATCATGCGCCTGTCGGGTATTTAATCGTCGACCGTAACGGTGTGATACTTGATGCGAACCTCGCGGCTGCGGAACTTCTGGGAGTTGAAAAGGACCTCATGATAGAAATGC
This sequence is a window from Thermodesulfovibrionales bacterium. Protein-coding genes within it:
- a CDS encoding PAS domain-containing protein, which gives rise to MTSPASLLRDADTAQTEESLSFEHERSPLLYRGLTRKLIDYQSELGTQSSLVELLQEQYTKYLDLFDHAPVGYLIVDRNGVILDANLAAAELLGVEKDLMIEM